One Cellulomonas soli DNA window includes the following coding sequences:
- a CDS encoding TadA family conjugal transfer-associated ATPase, with the protein MTVDVPQPPPGPPVQEATPPVDRALVDAVRPLLEAHLEAHGGTRAAGRAEFDAALAAAVEQAVRANGAILGSHAFAQVCRAVRDELVGAGPLQPLLDDPDVTDVLVNGPQDVWVERRGRLTRTAVDLGRTEDVRALAVRLAGAGGQRLDDASPTVDARLPDGTRLHAVLPPVAPRSPLLSLRVVRTRAFTLDELAAAGTLVPGLVAVLRALLAARANLLVSGATGSGKTTLLASMLSAVPHDERIVVIEEAEEVRPAHPHVVRLLARHANVDGAGRVELADLVRQALRMRPDRIVLGECRGAEVREVMAALNTGHEGGCATVHANTAADVPARLEALAALAGMGRDAVAAHAASAFDTVLHMRREPDGARRLVEVGMVDRAPDGSLRVSNAVTVEGRRALPGPAWPALTARVGLRSTAGTAS; encoded by the coding sequence GTGACCGTCGACGTCCCCCAGCCACCCCCGGGCCCGCCGGTGCAGGAGGCGACACCGCCGGTCGACCGGGCGCTCGTCGACGCCGTCCGCCCCCTGCTCGAGGCGCACCTCGAGGCCCACGGAGGCACCCGTGCGGCCGGCCGGGCCGAGTTCGACGCCGCGCTCGCTGCAGCCGTCGAGCAGGCCGTGCGCGCGAACGGGGCGATCCTCGGTTCGCACGCCTTCGCGCAGGTCTGCCGGGCCGTGCGCGACGAGCTCGTCGGTGCCGGACCGCTGCAGCCGCTGCTCGACGACCCCGACGTCACCGACGTGCTGGTCAACGGCCCGCAGGACGTGTGGGTCGAACGACGCGGACGGCTCACCCGCACGGCGGTCGACCTCGGTCGTACCGAGGACGTGCGGGCGCTCGCGGTCCGGCTCGCGGGCGCGGGTGGGCAACGCCTCGACGACGCCAGCCCGACCGTCGACGCCCGGCTGCCCGACGGCACCCGGCTGCACGCCGTGCTGCCGCCCGTCGCGCCACGCAGCCCGCTGCTGAGCCTGCGGGTCGTGCGCACCCGCGCGTTCACGCTCGACGAGCTCGCCGCCGCCGGCACGCTCGTGCCCGGGCTCGTGGCCGTGCTGCGCGCACTGCTCGCGGCCCGGGCGAACCTTCTGGTCAGCGGCGCGACCGGCTCGGGCAAGACGACGCTGCTCGCCTCGATGCTCTCGGCCGTGCCGCACGACGAGCGGATCGTCGTCATCGAGGAGGCCGAGGAGGTCCGGCCCGCGCACCCGCACGTCGTCCGTCTGCTCGCCCGGCACGCGAACGTCGACGGGGCCGGGCGGGTCGAGCTCGCCGACCTGGTCCGGCAGGCCCTGCGGATGCGACCGGACCGCATCGTGCTCGGCGAGTGCCGCGGGGCCGAGGTCCGGGAGGTCATGGCCGCGCTGAACACCGGCCACGAGGGCGGGTGCGCGACCGTGCACGCCAACACCGCGGCCGACGTACCGGCCCGGCTGGAGGCCCTCGCCGCCCTCGCAGGCATGGGGCGCGACGCCGTCGCGGCGCACGCGGCCAGCGCCTTCGACACGGTTCTGCACATGCGTCGCGAACCCGACGGAGCACGCCGGCTGGTCGAGGTGGGCATGGTCGACCGCGCCCCGGACGGGTCGTTGCGTGTGTCGAACGCGGTCACGGTCGAGGGGCGACGCGCCCTGCCCGGGCCCGCCTGGCCTGCGCTCACCGCACGCGTGGGGTTGCGGTCGACCGCGGGAACCGCGTCGTGA
- the ssd gene encoding septum site-determining protein Ssd: MTTIEVPGALRATGSHDRPAGMPSAGVVGRRARVVGVVGARGGAGASTLAAALADRLAHATATALVDLDTGSAGLDVLVGVERDPGLRWPDLHAARGEVDGADLLTLLPRWGRCAVLSADRLRPAALPTDVVPDVLGALTTATGALVLDLGRADVLAGTAPSAVCDTILLVAPRDLRAVAGALAVSAALAGSAPGVDLRLVVRGPAPGGLGVAEVEEAVDLPLLCAVREDRRLATHLERARVPRAGPLGRAAGRAARLVLDEVGR; this comes from the coding sequence GTGACGACCATCGAGGTGCCCGGCGCCCTGCGTGCGACGGGCTCGCACGACCGCCCTGCCGGCATGCCGTCGGCCGGGGTCGTGGGGCGACGCGCGCGCGTCGTCGGCGTCGTCGGCGCCCGCGGCGGTGCCGGCGCGTCCACCCTTGCCGCAGCCCTCGCTGACCGGCTCGCGCACGCCACCGCGACCGCGCTCGTCGACCTCGACACCGGCTCGGCCGGGCTCGACGTGCTCGTCGGGGTCGAACGGGACCCCGGGCTGCGCTGGCCCGACCTGCATGCCGCCCGGGGCGAGGTGGACGGAGCTGACCTGCTCACGCTGCTGCCCCGGTGGGGGCGGTGCGCGGTGCTCAGCGCCGACCGCCTGCGGCCCGCCGCCCTGCCCACCGACGTCGTGCCCGACGTGCTCGGAGCCCTCACCACGGCCACCGGTGCGCTCGTGCTCGACCTGGGCCGTGCCGACGTGCTGGCCGGGACCGCGCCGAGCGCGGTCTGCGACACGATCCTGCTGGTCGCGCCACGCGACCTGCGCGCCGTCGCGGGTGCGCTCGCGGTGTCCGCGGCGCTCGCCGGCTCCGCCCCCGGGGTCGACCTGCGACTGGTCGTGCGCGGCCCGGCACCCGGTGGGCTCGGGGTCGCCGAGGTCGAGGAGGCCGTCGACCTCCCGCTGCTGTGCGCCGTGCGGGAGGACCGCAGGCTCGCCACCCACCTGGAACGGGCCCGGGTCCCACGAGCCGGGCCGCTCGGTCGGGCCGCGGGGCGCGCCGCCCGGCTCGTGCTCGACGAGGTCGGCCGGTGA
- a CDS encoding HAD family hydrolase, translating to MTPSPTPATPRVVLRTAAFFDLDKTIIATSSASAFSRPFLAGGLLTKRSVLRTGFAHLQYLLGGADADQTERLRVQLSRMVTGWDVAQVRQIVARTLHESIDPTVYAEAVALIEEHHEAGHDVVIVSASGSEIVEPIAALLGADHVVSTRMGVAEGRYTGEIDFYAYGENKAQAIRDLAAQQGYDLPASYAYSDSITDAPMLGTVGHAFAVNPDRALRRLAAEEGWGVLTFQRPVRLLGLRRPSGRTVAFVAGAAAVVAVVVVWRAATRRR from the coding sequence ATGACACCGTCCCCGACGCCTGCCACGCCGCGCGTGGTGCTGCGCACGGCGGCGTTCTTCGACCTGGACAAGACGATCATCGCGACCTCGTCGGCGAGCGCGTTCTCCCGGCCGTTCCTGGCCGGCGGGCTGCTGACCAAGCGGTCCGTGCTGCGCACCGGCTTCGCGCACCTGCAGTACCTGCTCGGTGGCGCCGACGCCGACCAGACCGAGCGGCTGCGCGTGCAGCTGTCCCGCATGGTCACGGGGTGGGACGTCGCGCAGGTGCGGCAGATCGTCGCGCGCACGCTGCACGAGTCCATCGACCCGACCGTGTACGCAGAGGCCGTAGCCCTCATCGAGGAGCACCACGAGGCCGGGCACGACGTCGTCATCGTGTCGGCGTCGGGGTCCGAGATCGTCGAACCGATCGCCGCCCTGCTGGGCGCGGACCACGTCGTCTCGACCCGGATGGGCGTCGCCGAGGGCCGGTACACCGGTGAGATCGACTTCTACGCGTACGGCGAGAACAAGGCACAGGCCATCCGCGACCTGGCCGCGCAGCAGGGGTACGACCTGCCCGCGAGCTACGCCTACTCGGACTCGATCACGGACGCGCCCATGCTCGGCACGGTCGGGCACGCCTTCGCGGTGAATCCCGACCGGGCGCTGCGCAGGCTCGCCGCCGAGGAGGGGTGGGGGGTCCTGACGTTCCAGCGGCCCGTGCGGCTGCTCGGCCTGCGTCGCCCGTCGGGGCGGACGGTGGCGTTCGTGGCCGGTGCGGCGGCCGTCGTCGCGGTGGTCGTCGTCTGGCGGGCGGCCACCCGCCGCCGCTGA
- a CDS encoding Fic family protein — protein sequence MNDVQPTPPAPDPLAAVAALPGVAEAVGLARQACEELRWHEAYRRRWREVRAEATVRSAQASAALDGARLPVEAVRALAVGTLPGLGAAGGFARAGSRTDEVRPDAVRTDGARTDAVGTVVLGALRAGAGAERLMPALVGRDRTVLPPLAQMLSRLHAAAAGGRVENDLVGRTRPAGVEPADLRGLGPAPDGEQVAARLDLLARTVAATSAPALVVAAVVHGELLALRPFVAGNGVVARAVARLMVTARGLDPTGSVVPEAVWARQPNLYLGAAAQFGTGTPDGVAAWVVACARAVVQGADEARSVADAVLAGRLV from the coding sequence GTGAACGACGTGCAGCCGACCCCACCGGCACCCGACCCGCTCGCGGCGGTCGCAGCCCTGCCGGGGGTCGCCGAGGCGGTCGGCCTGGCCCGGCAGGCGTGCGAGGAGCTGCGCTGGCACGAGGCGTACCGGCGTCGCTGGCGCGAGGTGCGGGCCGAGGCGACCGTGCGTTCGGCCCAGGCCTCGGCCGCGCTTGACGGGGCACGGCTGCCCGTCGAGGCCGTGCGGGCGCTCGCGGTCGGGACGCTGCCGGGGCTCGGCGCGGCCGGAGGCTTCGCGCGGGCTGGTTCTCGTACGGACGAGGTTCGTCCGGACGCGGTGCGCACGGACGGGGCGCGCACGGACGCCGTCGGGACCGTCGTGCTCGGTGCGCTGCGGGCGGGCGCGGGCGCCGAACGACTCATGCCGGCGCTCGTCGGTCGGGACCGCACGGTCCTGCCGCCGCTCGCGCAGATGCTGTCGCGCCTGCACGCCGCCGCGGCGGGCGGCCGTGTCGAGAACGACCTGGTCGGGCGGACGCGTCCCGCCGGCGTCGAGCCCGCCGACCTGCGCGGCCTCGGCCCGGCGCCGGACGGGGAGCAGGTCGCCGCACGCCTCGACCTGCTCGCCCGGACCGTGGCCGCGACGTCCGCGCCGGCGCTCGTCGTGGCGGCGGTCGTGCACGGCGAGCTGCTCGCGCTACGACCGTTCGTCGCCGGGAACGGGGTCGTGGCGCGTGCGGTCGCCCGGCTCATGGTGACCGCGCGCGGCCTGGACCCGACCGGTTCGGTCGTGCCCGAGGCCGTCTGGGCGCGGCAGCCGAACCTGTACCTGGGGGCCGCGGCGCAGTTCGGCACGGGAACCCCGGACGGGGTCGCCGCCTGGGTCGTCGCGTGCGCCCGGGCCGTCGTGCAGGGAGCCGACGAGGCTCGGTCGGTCGCGGACGCGGTGCTCGCGGGTCGTCTCGTCTGA
- a CDS encoding NAD-dependent malic enzyme: MAPAPSVSSSITARLEVQARPTAVSELTTAIEAAGGIVSALDVTHSGHERMTVDVTCATRGEEHAAQIVDALRDLAGVRVERVSDRTFLMHLGGKLSIESKVPLRNRDDLSMAYTPGVARICEAIAAHPEDARRLTIKRNTIAVVTDGTAVLGLGDIGPLAALPVMEGKAVLFKRFAGIDAFPIALDTTDVDQIVETVCAIAPVFAGINLEDISAPRCFEVERRLRERLDIPVFHDDQHGTAIVVVAALTNALKVVGKDLGAVRIVLSGAGAAGTAVLRLLLAAGAVDVVVGDIEGVVHVDRPGLAPSLRWTAEHTNPRGVTGTIPQALVGADVFIGVSAPDVITGDDVATMGPDSIVFALANPRPEVDPDDAAVHAAVVGTGRSDFANQINNVLAFPGVFRGLLDAQSHRITDTMLLAAAYALASVVTDDELNPTYIVPSVFNPEVTTVVAAAVARAAHESNGTRPADDDA; encoded by the coding sequence ATGGCTCCCGCCCCCTCCGTGTCGTCGTCCATCACCGCGCGCCTGGAGGTGCAGGCCCGGCCCACCGCGGTCAGCGAGCTGACCACCGCGATCGAGGCGGCCGGCGGCATCGTCTCGGCTCTCGACGTCACGCACTCGGGGCACGAGCGGATGACCGTGGACGTCACGTGCGCGACGCGCGGCGAGGAGCACGCGGCGCAGATCGTCGACGCCCTGCGCGACCTGGCCGGGGTGCGCGTCGAGCGCGTGTCGGACCGCACGTTCCTCATGCACCTGGGCGGCAAGCTGTCGATCGAGTCGAAGGTGCCGCTGCGCAATCGCGACGACCTGTCGATGGCCTACACGCCCGGTGTCGCCCGGATCTGCGAGGCGATCGCGGCGCACCCGGAGGACGCCCGCCGCCTGACGATCAAGCGCAACACGATCGCGGTGGTCACCGACGGCACGGCCGTGCTGGGCCTGGGCGACATCGGCCCGCTCGCGGCGCTGCCGGTCATGGAGGGCAAGGCGGTGCTCTTCAAGCGGTTCGCGGGCATCGACGCGTTCCCGATCGCGCTGGACACCACCGACGTGGACCAGATCGTCGAGACGGTGTGCGCGATCGCGCCGGTGTTCGCCGGCATCAACCTGGAGGACATCTCGGCCCCGCGTTGCTTCGAGGTCGAGCGGCGCCTGCGTGAGCGTCTGGACATCCCCGTGTTCCACGACGACCAGCACGGCACGGCGATCGTCGTGGTCGCGGCGCTGACGAACGCGCTCAAGGTCGTGGGCAAGGACCTGGGCGCCGTGCGGATCGTGCTCTCCGGGGCGGGTGCGGCCGGGACCGCGGTGCTGCGCCTGCTGCTCGCCGCCGGGGCGGTGGACGTCGTCGTGGGCGACATCGAGGGCGTCGTGCACGTCGACCGACCCGGGCTGGCGCCGTCGTTGCGGTGGACGGCCGAGCACACCAACCCGCGCGGTGTCACCGGGACGATCCCGCAGGCGCTGGTCGGCGCGGACGTGTTCATCGGCGTGAGCGCCCCCGACGTCATCACCGGCGACGACGTGGCCACCATGGGCCCGGACTCGATCGTGTTCGCCCTGGCGAACCCCCGCCCGGAGGTCGATCCGGACGACGCGGCCGTGCACGCAGCGGTCGTCGGCACCGGCCGGTCGGACTTCGCCAACCAGATCAACAACGTGTTGGCGTTCCCCGGGGTGTTCCGCGGTCTGCTCGACGCGCAGTCGCACCGCATCACCGACACCATGCTGCTGGCCGCCGCGTACGCCCTGGCCTCGGTGGTCACCGACGACGAGCTGAACCCGACCTACATCGTGCCCAGCGTGTTCAACCCCGAGGTGACGACCGTGGTGGCCGCCGCGGTCGCCCGTGCCGCGCACGAGAGCAACGGCACCCGGCCCGCCGACGACGACGCCTGA
- a CDS encoding NADH:flavin oxidoreductase/NADH oxidase, producing MTHLFSPLTLRGTTFANRAWLAPMCQYSATDGFPDDWHLVHLGSLASGGYGLLLSEAAAVAPEGRISPRDVGLWDDAHIAPWRRITDFVHARGTKIGVQLAHAGRKASTYPPFGAAGHGTVPLDEGGWTTVAPSALAFPGLDAPAALDEAGVAAIPGLFADAARRALAAGFDVVEVHAAHGYLLHQFLSPLSNHREDEYGGSLENRARLLVETVDAVRAVWPDELALLVRFSATDWTDGGLSVEEVGQVAKELAGHGVDLVDVSSGGNAPAQIPVGPGYQVPAARAVRETSGLPVGAVGLITDARQAEQTLVDGAADVVLLGRAALRDPFWPLRAAHELGVPTEALPLEVGSSDPGVQDVTGWQPQHVRGAWR from the coding sequence ATGACGCACCTGTTCTCCCCGCTCACCCTGCGCGGCACCACGTTCGCCAACCGCGCCTGGCTCGCCCCGATGTGCCAGTACTCGGCCACCGACGGGTTCCCGGACGACTGGCACCTCGTGCACCTGGGCTCGCTGGCCTCCGGCGGCTACGGGCTGCTGCTCAGCGAGGCCGCGGCGGTCGCGCCCGAGGGTCGGATCAGCCCGCGCGACGTGGGCCTGTGGGACGACGCGCACATCGCGCCCTGGCGTCGGATCACCGACTTCGTGCACGCCCGCGGCACGAAGATCGGCGTGCAGCTCGCGCACGCGGGCCGCAAGGCCTCGACGTACCCGCCGTTCGGTGCCGCCGGTCACGGCACGGTCCCGCTCGACGAGGGCGGGTGGACCACGGTCGCGCCGTCGGCCCTCGCCTTCCCCGGCCTGGACGCCCCCGCTGCGCTCGACGAGGCGGGCGTCGCCGCGATCCCGGGCCTGTTCGCCGACGCGGCCCGTCGGGCACTGGCCGCGGGCTTCGACGTCGTCGAGGTGCACGCCGCGCACGGCTACCTGCTGCACCAGTTCCTCTCGCCGCTGTCCAACCACCGCGAGGACGAGTACGGCGGCTCGCTGGAGAACCGGGCCCGCCTGCTCGTCGAGACGGTCGACGCGGTCCGCGCCGTCTGGCCCGACGAGCTCGCGCTGCTCGTGCGATTCTCGGCGACCGACTGGACCGACGGCGGGCTCAGCGTCGAGGAGGTCGGGCAGGTGGCCAAGGAGCTCGCCGGGCACGGCGTCGACCTGGTCGACGTCTCCTCGGGCGGCAACGCCCCTGCGCAGATCCCCGTCGGGCCCGGCTACCAGGTGCCCGCGGCCCGGGCCGTCAGGGAGACCTCGGGCCTGCCCGTCGGCGCGGTCGGCCTGATCACGGACGCCCGCCAGGCCGAGCAGACGCTCGTCGACGGTGCGGCCGACGTCGTGCTCCTCGGTCGGGCCGCGCTGCGCGACCCGTTCTGGCCGCTGCGCGCCGCGCACGAGCTCGGCGTGCCCACCGAGGCGCTGCCGCTCGAGGTCGGCAGCTCGGACCCGGGCGTGCAGGACGTCACGGGGTGGCAGCCGCAGCACGTGCGCGGCGCCTGGCGCTGA
- a CDS encoding formate/nitrite transporter family protein, which produces MLSIPEAVDHQAHTAVDKVDLARDPGLFLVRTMLAGAYIGIGVIIMVTAGGPLKMAGSPWAPLVQGLVFGVALTIVVVAGAELATSSMMYLTQGALRRTITWGRAGVVLLATMVGNLIGAMIFAALVHFSGVTAPGTDPGDAIAWMIEHKAAETNAQLFFRGVLCNLMVCLAIWCSNRLRSEGARIAAIFACVMVFITSGFEHVVANMTTFSLGLYGDLPGATVGEMARNIALVGLGNLVGGGLLVGAAYAYRGRSGAVVAAAAAASAHEDAAATVTTADEDAHPALEPVAQ; this is translated from the coding sequence GTGCTGAGCATCCCCGAGGCCGTCGACCACCAGGCGCACACCGCCGTCGACAAGGTCGACCTGGCCCGCGACCCCGGACTGTTCCTCGTCCGCACCATGCTGGCCGGTGCCTACATCGGCATCGGCGTGATCATCATGGTCACCGCGGGCGGCCCGCTGAAGATGGCCGGATCGCCGTGGGCGCCGCTCGTGCAGGGCCTCGTGTTCGGCGTCGCGCTGACGATCGTGGTCGTCGCCGGAGCCGAGCTGGCGACCTCCTCGATGATGTACCTCACGCAGGGTGCGCTGCGCCGCACGATCACCTGGGGCCGTGCCGGCGTCGTGCTGCTGGCCACCATGGTCGGCAACCTGATCGGCGCGATGATCTTCGCGGCCCTCGTGCACTTCTCCGGGGTCACCGCCCCCGGCACGGACCCGGGTGACGCGATCGCCTGGATGATCGAGCACAAGGCCGCGGAGACGAACGCGCAGCTGTTCTTCCGCGGCGTCCTGTGCAACCTCATGGTGTGCCTGGCGATCTGGTGCTCCAACCGGCTGCGCAGCGAGGGGGCGCGGATCGCCGCGATCTTCGCGTGCGTCATGGTCTTCATCACCTCCGGCTTCGAGCACGTCGTGGCGAACATGACGACGTTCTCGCTCGGTCTGTACGGCGACCTGCCCGGTGCGACCGTCGGAGAGATGGCCCGCAACATCGCGCTCGTCGGTCTGGGCAACCTGGTCGGTGGCGGGCTGCTCGTCGGCGCCGCGTACGCCTACCGGGGTCGTTCGGGTGCCGTGGTCGCTGCCGCTGCCGCCGCATCGGCCCACGAGGACGCCGCCGCCACGGTCACGACGGCGGACGAGGACGCTCACCCGGCGCTGGAGCCCGTCGCGCAATAG
- the acs gene encoding acetate--CoA ligase, which yields MPAGPADGPAPAALDNLSTEDRRFPPDPAMIAQANVGSDVYAWASADRPDFWADQARELLTWTRPFTEVLDWSEAPFVRWFADGRLNAAYNAVDRHVEAGHGERVALHFEGEPGDTRTLTYADLQREVSRAANAMASLGVGTGDRVAIYLPMIPEAVITMLACARLGAPHSVVFGGFSAEALHSRIVDAAATLVVTADGGYRKGTPSALKPAVDEALAKGAPSVEHVLVVRRTGQTVDWTPGRDVWWSDVVDAASERHTPVDVDAEHPLFILYTSGTTGRPKGILHTTGGYLTQAAFTHRAVFDLKPETDVYWCTADIGWITGHTYVVYGPLINGATQVIYEGTPDTPHRGRWWEIVQKYGVSILYTAPTAIRTCMKWGDDIPASFDLSSLRVLGSVGEPINPEAWMWYRRTIGGDRAPIVDTWWQTETGAIMISPLPGVTSTKPGSAQVPLPGIAADVVDDEAKSVPDGAGGYLVVREPWPAMLRGIWGDRERYKDTYWSRFPGLYFAGDGAKKDADGDIWLLGRVDDVMNVSGHRLSTTEIESALVSHPSVAEAAVVGASDDMTGQAVVAFVILRAEAAALDRPAEEVQEELRRHVAVAIGPIAKPRQVLVVPELPKTRSGKIMRRLLRDVAEHRTVGDATTLADSSVMDLIAAGLSAPPAA from the coding sequence GTGCCCGCTGGGCCCGCGGACGGACCCGCGCCGGCCGCGCTGGACAACCTGTCGACCGAGGACCGGCGCTTCCCGCCGGACCCCGCCATGATCGCGCAGGCCAACGTCGGCTCGGACGTGTACGCCTGGGCGTCGGCGGACCGGCCGGACTTCTGGGCCGACCAGGCCCGCGAGCTGCTGACCTGGACGCGGCCGTTCACCGAGGTGCTCGACTGGTCCGAGGCGCCGTTCGTCCGGTGGTTCGCCGACGGGCGGCTCAACGCGGCGTACAACGCGGTCGACCGGCACGTCGAGGCGGGCCACGGCGAGCGGGTGGCCCTGCACTTCGAGGGCGAGCCCGGGGACACCCGCACCCTGACGTACGCCGACCTGCAGCGCGAGGTGTCGCGGGCTGCGAACGCGATGGCGTCGCTGGGTGTCGGCACGGGCGACCGGGTCGCGATCTACCTGCCGATGATCCCCGAGGCCGTCATCACGATGCTGGCCTGCGCGCGGCTCGGCGCACCGCACTCGGTCGTCTTCGGCGGCTTCTCCGCCGAGGCGCTGCACTCCCGGATCGTCGACGCCGCCGCGACGCTGGTCGTCACCGCGGACGGCGGGTACCGCAAGGGGACTCCGAGCGCGCTGAAGCCCGCGGTCGACGAGGCGCTCGCCAAGGGTGCGCCGAGCGTCGAGCACGTGCTGGTGGTGCGACGCACCGGTCAGACCGTCGACTGGACGCCCGGCCGGGACGTCTGGTGGTCCGACGTGGTCGACGCCGCCTCCGAGCGGCACACCCCGGTCGACGTGGACGCCGAGCACCCGCTGTTCATCCTGTACACCTCCGGCACCACGGGTCGCCCGAAGGGCATCCTGCACACGACGGGCGGCTACCTGACGCAGGCCGCGTTCACGCACCGGGCGGTCTTCGACCTCAAGCCCGAGACGGACGTCTACTGGTGCACGGCCGACATCGGCTGGATCACCGGGCACACCTACGTGGTCTACGGACCGCTGATCAACGGCGCCACGCAGGTCATCTACGAGGGCACGCCCGACACCCCGCACCGGGGACGCTGGTGGGAGATCGTCCAGAAGTACGGCGTCTCCATCTTGTACACCGCACCTACGGCGATCCGTACGTGCATGAAGTGGGGCGACGACATCCCCGCGTCCTTCGACCTGTCGAGCCTGCGCGTGCTCGGTTCCGTGGGTGAGCCCATCAACCCCGAGGCCTGGATGTGGTACCGCCGCACCATCGGCGGAGACCGGGCCCCGATCGTCGACACGTGGTGGCAGACCGAGACCGGCGCGATCATGATCAGCCCTCTCCCGGGCGTGACCAGCACGAAGCCCGGCTCCGCCCAGGTCCCGCTGCCCGGCATCGCGGCGGACGTCGTGGACGACGAGGCGAAGTCCGTGCCCGACGGCGCGGGCGGCTACCTGGTCGTGCGCGAGCCGTGGCCGGCGATGCTGCGCGGCATCTGGGGCGACCGCGAGCGCTACAAGGACACCTACTGGTCACGGTTCCCCGGCCTGTACTTCGCGGGCGACGGCGCGAAGAAGGACGCCGACGGCGACATCTGGCTGCTCGGCCGGGTCGACGACGTGATGAACGTGTCCGGCCACCGGCTGTCGACCACCGAGATCGAGTCGGCCCTCGTCTCGCACCCGTCGGTCGCCGAGGCGGCCGTCGTCGGGGCGAGCGACGACATGACCGGGCAGGCCGTCGTGGCCTTCGTCATCCTGCGCGCGGAGGCCGCCGCACTGGACCGTCCGGCCGAGGAGGTCCAGGAGGAGCTGCGCCGGCACGTCGCCGTCGCGATCGGCCCGATCGCCAAGCCGCGGCAGGTGCTGGTCGTCCCCGAGCTGCCCAAGACGCGGTCGGGCAAGATCATGCGCCGCCTGCTGCGCGACGTCGCCGAGCACCGCACGGTCGGGGACGCCACGACGCTCGCGGACTCCTCCGTGATGGACCTCATCGCCGCCGGGCTGTCGGCGCCCCCGGCCGCCTGA